In a single window of the Methanofollis ethanolicus genome:
- a CDS encoding class I SAM-dependent methyltransferase gives MDLSFIFTMHEGLPRQGPGSNECTRKAFSMLKDLPDRPEILDIGCGSGMQTIELARICPNCHVTAVDIHQPYLDDLARKAATAGVGDRITTVRASMDDLPFEDATFDVLWAESSIFVVGFEEGLRSWKRLLRPDGSFCLTEAVWFTDHPSPEAAAFWNESYPAIKMVQETSAIAESAGYEVVATFPLPGSAWWDDYYTPLIERLPDLKKAAAGDPDAEALVAFSEREIEMHREHGGEYGYQFFILKRH, from the coding sequence ATGGATCTTTCATTCATCTTCACCATGCACGAGGGACTGCCCCGCCAGGGGCCGGGCAGCAACGAGTGCACGAGAAAAGCGTTTTCGATGCTGAAGGATCTCCCGGACCGCCCGGAGATCCTGGATATCGGGTGCGGGTCAGGGATGCAGACGATCGAGCTCGCCCGGATATGCCCGAACTGCCACGTCACCGCCGTCGACATCCACCAGCCGTATCTGGACGATCTGGCCCGAAAGGCGGCAACGGCCGGGGTGGGCGACCGGATAACGACGGTGCGGGCGTCCATGGACGATCTGCCGTTTGAAGATGCAACCTTCGACGTCCTCTGGGCAGAGAGCTCTATCTTCGTTGTGGGGTTCGAAGAGGGACTCAGGTCGTGGAAGCGGCTTCTCCGGCCGGACGGCTCCTTCTGCCTCACCGAGGCGGTCTGGTTCACCGATCACCCCTCGCCGGAGGCGGCGGCGTTCTGGAACGAGAGTTACCCTGCGATAAAAATGGTCCAGGAGACCTCTGCGATCGCTGAGAGTGCCGGCTACGAGGTTGTCGCAACCTTCCCGCTCCCCGGATCGGCGTGGTGGGATGATTATTATACGCCGCTCATCGAACGGCTGCCTGACCTGAAGAAGGCGGCTGCCGGCGATCCCGACGCGGAAGCACTGGTCGCGTTCTCGGAGCGGGAGATCGAGATGCATCGGGAGCAC
- the nudC gene encoding NAD(+) diphosphatase: MEHRPFYAVRPLLPVYPEPEEPSPARKRWVLVQDSSVLLQSDPAPGTVLMPDPLPAGLACGAPVYLGTRDDLVYYAAEVPAGAAPPGDWQPSPVRELSGKVPDGDMAVASYAVRILDFDRSTAFCGRCGAQTRPLTTERARICTACSHITYPRISPAIIVLIKFGEEVLLARSPAAPPGAFSLIAGFNEPGENLEQTVHREVGEEVGVAVQNLRYFGSEPWPFPDSLMIGFVADYAGGEIRVDGREIEDARWFTRDTLPPVPRRASITRALIEAWIRREV, encoded by the coding sequence ATGGAGCACCGCCCGTTCTACGCAGTCCGCCCCCTCCTCCCGGTCTACCCGGAGCCTGAGGAGCCGTCGCCCGCACGGAAACGCTGGGTCCTGGTCCAGGACAGTTCCGTGCTCTTGCAGAGCGACCCGGCCCCCGGCACCGTGCTCATGCCCGACCCCCTCCCCGCCGGTCTGGCGTGCGGTGCGCCGGTGTACCTCGGCACCCGCGACGACCTCGTCTACTATGCGGCCGAGGTCCCGGCCGGTGCCGCGCCGCCGGGCGACTGGCAGCCGTCGCCGGTCAGGGAGTTGTCCGGAAAGGTCCCGGACGGCGACATGGCCGTCGCCTCCTATGCCGTGCGGATCCTCGACTTCGACCGGTCGACCGCCTTCTGCGGGAGGTGCGGCGCACAAACCCGCCCGCTCACGACCGAACGGGCGCGGATCTGCACGGCCTGCAGCCACATCACCTACCCCAGGATCTCCCCGGCCATCATCGTGCTGATCAAATTCGGTGAGGAGGTCCTGCTCGCCCGTTCCCCCGCCGCCCCGCCCGGGGCCTTCTCGCTCATCGCCGGCTTCAACGAGCCCGGCGAGAACCTCGAGCAGACCGTCCACCGCGAAGTCGGCGAGGAGGTCGGCGTTGCGGTGCAAAACCTCCGGTACTTCGGGAGCGAGCCCTGGCCGTTTCCCGATTCGCTCATGATCGGCTTTGTCGCAGATTATGCCGGAGGAGAAATCCGGGTCGACGGCCGGGAAATTGAAGATGCACGGTGGTTTACCCGCGACACCCTGCCCCCTGTTCCCCGGAGGGCGAGCATCACGCGGGCGCTCATCGAGGCCTGGATCCGGCGGGAGGTCTAA
- a CDS encoding TetR/AcrR family transcriptional regulator, translated as MGTTERRQREKEQRKTAIIDAAERLFFSRRYEDVSMDDIAREVELNKATIYLYFKNKETLFATIVLRGVEILKEKYLACMGTPAPGIVKVALMGQAYYRFSQEYPEYLRLIHFYGSERFSGENPYTAEIGKGYGTCRRILRDAVQKGIDDGTIRDDLDPFLTSMYLMTSFMGILSMENRWKLAIEAEGFSYEQFAGEFFRFIMPALSPGEGSHRMDVRDFAAFGFHVTEPPAQEKKKRPEP; from the coding sequence ATGGGAACAACAGAGAGAAGACAGCGAGAAAAAGAGCAGCGAAAGACCGCGATCATCGATGCAGCCGAGCGTCTCTTCTTCTCCCGGAGGTACGAAGACGTCTCCATGGACGATATCGCCCGGGAGGTCGAACTGAACAAGGCGACGATCTATCTCTATTTTAAAAACAAGGAGACGCTTTTCGCCACAATCGTCCTCCGCGGCGTCGAGATCCTCAAGGAAAAATACCTGGCATGCATGGGAACACCGGCCCCCGGCATCGTCAAAGTAGCCCTGATGGGCCAGGCCTATTACCGGTTCTCGCAGGAATACCCGGAGTATCTCAGACTGATCCACTTCTACGGGTCCGAGCGTTTCTCCGGAGAGAACCCCTATACCGCAGAGATCGGAAAGGGCTACGGCACCTGCCGCCGGATCCTGCGGGATGCGGTCCAGAAGGGCATCGACGACGGGACGATCCGGGACGATCTCGACCCGTTCCTGACCTCGATGTACCTGATGACATCCTTCATGGGCATATTGTCGATGGAAAACAGATGGAAACTGGCGATCGAGGCGGAGGGGTTTTCCTACGAGCAGTTCGCCGGTGAATTCTTCAGGTTCATCATGCCGGCGCTTTCTCCCGGCGAGGGTTCCCACAGGATGGACGTCAGGGATTTCGCGGCGTTCGGGTTCCATGTAACAGAACCTCCGGCGCAGGAGAAGAAGAAAAGGCCGGAACCGTAA
- a CDS encoding EFR1 family ferrodoxin (N-terminal region resembles flavodoxins. C-terminal ferrodoxin region binds two 4Fe-4S clusters.): MKTESVKLVYFSPTGTTKAVVQAIARGIDHGNVELLDITRPDARVQPLETSENELLVVGVPVYMGRVPALVTEWLHAISARNTPAVCVVVYGNRVYDDALIELEDILTGCGCRPIAGAAYIGEHSFSTDETPTAKDRPDAGDLRHAESFGRKIREKLDAIPSADQIPDGAIPGCRPYRGDSKLWTVDFIAVGDACVRCGTCAEVCPVGAIDPEDSAAIDTKKCITCCACIKRCPKHARTMKHGLVRDASLRLHTLYSERKEPEYFL; the protein is encoded by the coding sequence ATGAAAACGGAATCGGTGAAACTGGTATATTTCTCACCTACGGGAACGACAAAAGCGGTGGTCCAGGCCATTGCACGCGGCATCGATCACGGCAACGTGGAACTGCTGGACATCACCCGACCGGACGCGAGAGTGCAACCGCTCGAAACATCGGAGAATGAACTGCTCGTCGTCGGCGTGCCGGTGTATATGGGGAGGGTGCCGGCCCTCGTAACCGAATGGCTGCACGCGATCTCCGCCCGGAATACGCCGGCGGTATGTGTCGTCGTCTACGGCAACCGGGTGTATGACGATGCACTCATCGAGCTCGAAGATATCCTGACCGGGTGCGGGTGCAGACCGATCGCCGGTGCGGCCTATATCGGGGAGCATTCGTTCTCCACCGACGAAACGCCGACGGCTAAAGACCGCCCGGATGCAGGCGACCTCCGCCACGCGGAGTCGTTCGGACGGAAAATCCGGGAAAAACTCGATGCCATCCCATCGGCCGACCAGATCCCCGATGGAGCGATACCCGGATGCCGCCCGTACCGGGGGGACTCGAAACTCTGGACGGTCGATTTCATCGCGGTCGGCGATGCGTGCGTCCGGTGCGGGACCTGTGCGGAGGTATGCCCGGTCGGCGCCATCGATCCGGAAGACAGCGCGGCGATCGACACGAAAAAATGCATCACCTGCTGCGCCTGCATCAAACGCTGCCCAAAACACGCGAGGACGATGAAGCACGGCCTGGTGAGGGACGCATCGTTGCGCCTCCATACGCTCTATAGCGAGCGAAAAGAGCCGGAATACTTCTTATAA
- a CDS encoding ATP-binding protein yields MYDTLLKWKDRGDRKPIIIEGIRQCGKTWILKHFGEAEFKDIAYFNFEYDDRLHKIFEGDLNVSRIIKDLGILRNKSIQSGTTILILDEIQICPRAITSLKYFCENLSELHVAAAGSLLGVAVAQMGKNVSFPVGKVQMLKMYPLNFPEFLLAKDEELLYEYLNNLSRDEEISTVFTSKLEEAYREYLITGGMPEVVRSWINNHDIGLVETIQSDILSNYEKDFVKYASVSEFPKLSLIWNAIPAQLAKDNQKFIFAHVKQGMRARDLEDSLQWLISAGLIYKVEKIERPSIPVTTYGDITYFKIYFSDVGLSRRMSRFPADVVFDTSSLTADMRGILTENFVLTELIASDFQRPFFWKSGGTAEVDYIIQEGVDVVPIEVKSARRTRSRSITEYRKKYGPRIAVRTSLKNIARHSDEYGEVLEIPLYLIWRLKAYL; encoded by the coding sequence ATGTACGATACTTTACTCAAATGGAAAGACCGTGGGGATCGTAAACCGATTATTATTGAAGGAATTCGCCAGTGCGGAAAAACCTGGATATTAAAGCACTTTGGCGAGGCGGAATTCAAAGATATCGCTTATTTCAACTTTGAATATGATGACCGGCTGCACAAGATATTCGAAGGCGACCTGAATGTTTCAAGAATTATCAAAGACCTTGGCATTCTGAGGAATAAATCCATCCAGTCCGGGACAACCATCCTCATATTAGACGAAATTCAGATCTGCCCTCGTGCGATAACGTCTCTCAAATATTTCTGCGAAAATCTGTCCGAACTCCACGTTGCTGCCGCCGGTTCCTTGCTGGGAGTGGCTGTTGCACAGATGGGAAAAAATGTCTCATTTCCGGTTGGCAAGGTGCAGATGCTTAAGATGTATCCTCTTAATTTCCCGGAATTTCTCCTGGCAAAAGATGAAGAACTCCTTTACGAGTACCTGAATAATTTGTCCCGGGATGAAGAAATATCCACCGTATTTACCAGCAAACTGGAAGAAGCATATCGTGAATACCTGATCACGGGAGGTATGCCCGAGGTTGTCAGATCATGGATAAATAACCACGACATCGGGCTTGTAGAAACAATACAAAGCGATATTCTCAGTAATTATGAAAAGGATTTCGTGAAATATGCGTCTGTATCCGAATTTCCGAAACTTTCTCTGATCTGGAATGCAATCCCTGCACAGCTTGCAAAGGACAATCAGAAATTTATATTCGCTCATGTAAAGCAGGGAATGCGTGCCCGCGATCTGGAAGACTCCCTGCAATGGCTGATATCGGCAGGGCTCATCTACAAGGTCGAAAAGATCGAGCGGCCCTCTATTCCGGTTACGACATATGGGGACATTACGTACTTCAAGATCTATTTCTCAGATGTGGGACTTTCACGAAGGATGAGCAGATTCCCGGCAGATGTCGTTTTTGACACCTCTTCGCTGACCGCCGACATGCGGGGAATTCTCACGGAAAATTTCGTGTTGACAGAACTGATTGCGAGTGATTTCCAGAGACCATTTTTCTGGAAATCCGGCGGCACCGCCGAGGTTGATTATATCATACAGGAAGGCGTTGATGTCGTTCCGATCGAGGTTAAATCCGCAAGAAGGACTCGTTCAAGAAGTATTACAGAGTACAGGAAAAAATACGGCCCGCGTATTGCCGTCCGGACCAGTCTTAAGAATATTGCCAGACATTCGGATGAATATGGGGAAGTTCTGGAAATTCCGTTATACCTTATCTGGAGACTGAAGGCATATCTCTGA